The genome window CTACCATCTTCGCACTCCTTTCGCGCATGACGCGCCATGTGTCACGATTCAGGCCATCTTCAGTACTTGTCCACGCACAGAAACACGCCCGCCCATTATCGGGAAACGGGTCCACGCGTTCCAAATTCGGATCGGGACAACTGAAAGCTGGAGGCTGAAAGGAAGAGATAGAGAGGGGGAGAGTTGTGGGATCGTTGCTCGTAGGCCGGGGGCGTACAAGTCTCGCCAAAAAATCTCGACCGGAGTCCGGCAGTTTTTCTGTCTGCCGAACCCCGGTCTTGCACGGTACACCCAGGGAAACAATTCCCAAGGTGTTTGGGGGGCTATTTAACTGGTTTCTGCATCGCCTCAACCGACTCTGTGGTTTCTGTTACTTTGTCGTGAGCGATTTGCACTCGCATTAAGGCGAGTCATCAACCAACGCCAGCTACTGTTGCCATGTTCGTCGAGAGATTTTCCCCAAGTGTGCCAGCGGCGCTGTTCATCAAGGGGAACTTGCTCTTATACTTCAGAAATTCAACATGACCGTCCATGTAAAGCACATTGCTGCCGCCCGGAACGTGGTTGTAACGCGCAACCGCATTGTCGCCATTGATTGACACGAACGGACCCTGGTCTGCCCAGGAATCGAGCATGATAGGAATCGTGCTCTGTGCTTGGGCGGACGCAGCAGGATTGTTGATGTCGCTGATGAAGAAGCGCTCAATACCTTCCCTCAAGCGGCGATATCCGTCCGGAAGGGGAGCGCCATCGTCGTCTACATCCGGGCCGTTAACCTTGGACCATTGAACATCCGACGGCATATCGTCTTCACCGATACCACTGTACGCCGCAACCGCAAATCGCAAACACCCCATGCTCTGCATGTTGCCGCCTGTGCTTGAGAAAAGTGTTGTCGCTTCGCCAAGGAAAAACCAAAGTTGCTGACCACCGATGACGTCATAAAGTTGGGAACTCGTTGTCGTTGCATAGGGAATGTATGCATAGGAGAATGGAACCGACAGGAAGGCATCGTAACAAATCTCAGGAGCGCCAGTGGAATTGAACGTGTTCAATATTTCGTTGGCATTCTCTACAGACGTTCCCAAGAAGTTCGAATCATGCGAGTCCGAAGGACAAATCGCCAAATTGGCATCTGTCCAATATTCAGGATAAAGCGCAAATCCGCGAAGGTTAAGCAACGTCGGAGTTCCGTTTAGACGGAAGAGGCCGCCTGGAGGAAATGCTTCTCCCTTCGCTTCATTCGCATACATCTTCATGATAATCCCAAATTGCTTCAGGTTATTCTGGCACGACGACCGGCGGGCGGCTTCCCGTGCGCGCGCCAATGCAGGCAACAGTATTGCCGCCAAGATCCCGATGATGGCAATGACTACCAACAATTCGATGAGGGTGAAACCCCTTCTCTTGTGCATGATAGGTCTCCCATTATTCTGGACGGAATTCCCGATTGTTTTTCCGTCCGCTTTACCACATAATTCCGTCTGCGTATGCATGACGATTCTTCTGCTTGATTGCCGACGCCACTGGCGTCAAAAAAACTCTTCGCTCTCCCTTCTCCCAATTCGAATCTTAGTCTTCGCTGAACCCTCCTCCTTTTACTGCAAGACGTTCCATGTCCGGCTCCTCATGGCCGTTTTGAAGGACGGCCTTGAGAAAGCGTTTCTGTATCGAACAATCCGGTTCAGCGATCCGGCGTAGCAGCAGGCGAGCGCTTTCGTGACCCATCTCTGAGCCCGCTTGCACGGCCGCTATCATGGGAATCCCCAAAGCGTCCGCCATCCTGCTGTCATCCACCAGCGCCAACTCCACGTCTTCCGGCACGCTGTAACCGAGACTTGTCAATTCATCCAGCAACGTCGAAGCTACAAAGTCGTTCAGGCAACAGAAAGCCGTAGGCCTGTGCCTATAAGCCATGATCCGGCTGATTACCGCCGTGACGGGCTCTTCCTTCGGGTCAACCAATCCAACCAGGTCCCGGGTGAAGGTCAATCCTGCCTCTTCAAGCGCTCTGCGATAGCCCGCGAGCCGATCTTCCGAAGAGGTACTCACCAGTTCGTTGGCAACAAAGGCGATTTCCGTGTGGCCTCGCCGGATCAGAGCTTCCGTAAGCTGGTAGCCCACATCCTCGTTGTCCGTCACCACGTAGTCCGCCTCAACCCCGTGCACGTAACGATCAATCAGTACAAAGGGGAAGCCGGAACGGCGGAACTTTCTCAACAACTCAAGCGTCCGCTCCGTGGCATGTTGGAGCCAGAACGCAATGCCCTCGATTCCGCTGTTGCGCATGTCCGTGAGGAAGTCGAATTCGCTCTCATTGCTGAACCGCACGAAGTAGACCATCGTCTGAACGCCCTCTTCGGCGGCGGCTTGAATAAATCCTTGCACCACCGAGCGCGTATAGCGGCATTCCAATTCCGGGCATGCCAAGGCGACCGTGCGCCACCCGCTGATTGGAAGCAGGCGTTGCCTGCTCTGAACCGGCGCCACAAACGAGCCCCGTCCCGGCGTGCGGATGATGTAGCCCTCGCGCTCAAGGTCGCGAAGCGCCTGGCGGGTAGGGTTCCGGCTGACGTTGTAGCTGCGAGCCAACTCGAACTCCGACGGTACACGCGCGCCCTCGGGCAATTCACCGCTTTCGATTTGGCTTTTCAGTTCGCGCTTTATGAACGCATAAAGCGGAATATCGGGAGGAATCTCAGGCATCTCCCAGGGCTCCCCTCTGCGATGTCCATCCGCCAGGAACATTGCCATACCAACTTTCCGGCGGCCTCGCATCTAGCATCTCATGTAATAACATTCAAATTAGTGCGGGGAATTGCGCTTGGTAGAATTCATGCGTCTCCTGGATTCGCCGCAATCTGCCCTGCTATGCCGTTTTGCCTTGGAATTTCAGCCTGGCAAGGCCAATGTTAAAAATGGGTTGCGGCGGAGATGACCAAACAAGCTCGGGAAGTCTGCCCAGCAAGCTCCCAGAACCCCTTGCGCCCCCGTACTCTCTCAGTTCAATTGTAATCACATGATATCGTATAGGATGCCTTTTGTCAAGAGGGGTGAAAGTGGTATGACAATTAAAGCCTGAGTCAAGGAGTCTTTCTTGCCGGAAGAATTAAAGCGCTCGGGTACTCCTTCCCTAAGTGTAGCGAGTTGATGGCTTTACGCATCTCCCCGCCTTCCGTCGGGAAGTCGGCCCCAGTGTTAGGGTTCAGTTCATAGCGCGGATAATTGCTGCTGGAGACCTGGATGCCAATTCGATGTCCCTTATTCACAACGAGACTGATTGGACCCAGATCGAGCAGCAACTCTCCCACCTCACCCGCAGGCAAGGGTTCTGCCTTCTCGTAGCCTTTCCGGAACTTCAGGCGCCGAATGCCATCAAGCATGTTGAACGCACGTCCATCGGGATAGATATCAAGCAATTTTGCCGTAAAATCGGTGTCTGGGGCGTCTGTCGACACGTATAAACGCACCCGCACGTCGCCCGTGATCTCGATAGGCGTCTCCAGCGGGGTCGAGGCGAACGAGAGCACGTCGGGCCGGGATTCGAGTTCCCGCTGATCAAAGGAACCTGCGGGTATCGTTAGGTTCGCACCGCCTTTCGTCGGACAAGGATTGGTGGGATCGAACGTGTAGCTCATCGCAGGGTCGTCCGTTCCTGGCACCTCGAACTGAAGTGATTTGTCACTTCTTAAGTACAGCAAAGTATCCGTGGTGGGGAAGGGGGGCCAGTCATCTGCCGTTCGCCACTCATTGCCGGGTGCGGAAGGATCTTCGGCATCCCCGATGGTGTAGTAGCGGACCGCAGGCGCGTCGTATGGCTTGCTGGCGTCATCCGTCAAATAGTAGTCCAGAAACTTCAAAGTCTCACCGTTCAAATCGAATTTGTAGTTGTCTTTGAGAGGCAACTCGCCGTACTTGCCGCCTTCCGGAATGCCGTGTCCCCATGGGCCAATGATGACGTATTGCTGGCCTTTTGACCCCTTTCCGCCCTTGTGCTGCCGGTTGACAAACGCGTTGAGCGTACCTGTCGCGAAAATGTCCCACCACCCTCCGACGTGCAGCGCGGGTGCGCTTGTCTTCGACGCGCGAGCATCCATGTTATAGCCCTGCCAAAACGCGTCGTAAGTGGGATGGCTTTTCCATGTGTCGATGATGTAGCCGGAGCCTTGGCCTTGGGTCCACATCTCTGCCAGGGACTTCAGGAAGACACCGCCGTTGTAGCCAATCTCCCCATAGAACTGCGATGCGCCCACCCACGCAACCTGGCAAGTCAGTGGCTCTCCCGCAGATGCGCACAAGAGCGACGTTATCGCCAGGGCTGACATCCCAAATGTCCCCACTTTGCCGTTACACCATTTCTGCTGCTTCACCCACTGGATTGTGTCGACGCCGTCCTGACGCTCGCCCCAGCCATCATCACCGAACACGGCATCCTTGCCCTCGCTGTCGCCCCGTCCGCGCGTGTCTTGAATGACGAAGGCCATGCCCTTCGTCCCGAAAAGAATTCCGAAAGCCTGCCCAGCCTTGCGAGGATAGGGACTGCGCGCTACGACGACGGGAAAGGGCCCATCTCCCGAGGGGAGGAAGTAGTCGGTCGCTAGCTTTGTCCCGTCTCGCATCGGCACCATGACCGTTTCGGCCATGCAATGCCATGCTCCAATCAGAATTGTAATTACCGTTGCGACAAAGACGCGAGATGCCGCTCGCATGACCATGGTGGATACTCCCTGAAAATGAGGTGTGGTTGAGGGGGGCTGTTCCTGCATTACCCCGAACAAAAATGGTAATAGGAGGGGGTGTCGATTTCAACCCCGTTGATACTACTCAATGAGTGTTGATCGGAGGCGGAACACGCGCAGGTTCGCCTAGTTAGGTCTGCTTCCTCTAGGTGCTGATTGTCTCGACGCCACAGACTTGGGGGACTTTGCCTTCTTCTCTGGCGTGACAACCACCGGCTTCGTCATGGTTTCGGGCCTCTTAGAGAGCATCAGAGGAGGAACGCGAAACGAGTCCGGGATCCACTTTGCCAATTGCAGGTCGAACTTGTCGCGGACGGGAAAACCATCCGTGAACATCTCCTGCAGATAGCTTTCCGTAGTTTCTTTCTGGCCCACGGCCCGATAGAACGCCTCTCGCCTGTAGGCTTCCATCATTGGCAGTTCCTTTCCTTCGGGCAACGGTGTCACGACTTCTTTGGCCGTCGCCATCTCAGGACTGCCGATGGGCGCTCCCCAGCGCAGTTCCGGACAGTGATTCGGATCAAACGACAAGTCGTACAGGCGGCGTTCCAGTTCCAGCAGGCTGACTGAAACCTTTTCGCCTGCGCTATTGGTGTATTGGAAGAACTTCTCCGCAAACACCCGGCTCTTCTCCGAAACGAGCGATTGCGCCAAGTCCTCGCGCCCTTCCGTGTAGTACCATTCCAACCCCGACAAATCGACCAGATCCGGTTGCCGGTCGTACCAGCGCACGACATTGTCCATCCAATCCGCGAGGTGGTAGTAGCGCGCGCGAATATCGATGTCCGACGACGCCGTGCTGAACTGTCCCCAACGCCCGCCCGCCGTGAAAATGTTCTCGGAGCGATCATTTTCCGGGAACGTTATCGGGCCGTTATCCTGGACGTCTTTCCAACCTTCCTGAACAATCTCCTCGCGCATTGCGAAGAGGTTCAGCAATTGGTCCGCGTAGTCACGCAAAAACACCGCGGGCGCCACGCGTTCACCCGGCTTGCGCATGCGCGCCTGGATGAACTCGTGAAAACTGGTTAATTCCATGCCATTTTCCACGATATGCTGCGTGCGGCTGATTTCCTCTATGCGATCATACTGTTCCGTCGAGTACCCGAACTCCGCCATCTCCGCGTCGGTTCTCCGGCGAATGCTGACGACCTTGCCGTTCTCATCGGTCTCGGCAATCGGATACCGCCACACACGCAGCCCTTGAAAACAACCGGCATACTCGCTGCCGGCGCGGTCCGACTGCTTGGCCGGAATCCCCATCACCGCGTTCAGACCGTTGAACGAGTAGATGTCACGCGAAGCCGCCGTCGTGGAATCCAGGAAATGCAGTTCGCCGAAGCGATCCACGTCCGCAAGAATCAGCACGTGCCCGTCCAGGTAATGCATGCACCCTGGCAATAAGTACTGCGGCGTGATCGCCACGGGAACCGTGTCCGACAGCTCCGAGTTCTTGTTGAAAGGCTCAACCCGCAGATTGCCTGTGCAATACCCCGTTACCGCGTTCGAGAAGAAGTCCTGCGGCGATTCCGCGTCCTGGCTCGAATAGGTTCCCACCGGGATGTTGTGGCTTGACGTACGCAAGTCGCCGCCTGTCGACCGCACGTAACTGATCATCCACGGCAACCCGCGCCGGTACGCGTAGTACGACGACAGGGTGACGGTCAGCTTTCCGCAATCGATCACGCCGTTAATCGACCGCATGATTGACACATCCAACTGCGGATTGGCCTGCTCGCCCGCGAATTCCGGGTCCAGCAACAGGTTCATCTCAGGGTCCGTCAGCACCCGCTCGATCTTCGCGCGCCGCTGCTCCACGGTCCCCTGGCACTTCTTCACGTAGATGTGATTAATCCACTTTGCAAAATGATGCGTCTCCGGCACCGTCCACTGTCGCACGATTGGCCATGCGCCGCCGTCGCCATGAATCGAAGGTGGATTGGGGTCTTCGGCCCGAGCCGAGACCATCAGAACAGCCGCCGCCACGCCAACAATCGCCACACGCAATCTACGCACGAAACCGGTATCCTTCCGCAGGCAAGTCCAGGGAAATGCCCAATCTATGGTGTCAAGTCAAAACCTACCCCAAAGTCTAGTAAAACTGCCAAAAAATGACAAGCTGAAGGGTCCGAGCGGCAGTCGCCCCCGGCTGCGATTCTCTGAGTCTGCGACGTTCTCGGAGGGGCGTGTACCTTGATCGGTCGACGATTCAAGGGGCACGGCCAGCCTGGAGTGACTTAACCGGAAGGGGCGCCCCCTATTGATTTTGACGGGGCAAGGGGCTCCACCGGGGATGAAAGCATCTCGCGCAGAGCCGCAGCGGCGCAGGGAGCGCGCGACGCGACCGTTGCGCAAGGGTGTACCCACAACGTTTGACGATTCAAGGGGTCCGAGCGGCAGCCGAGGGCGGCTGCCCCACATTAATTGATGAAAGGGATGAGGTACTCAACGTGTTCAGTCTCCTTGCGGGTGTGGGGATTCGTGCCGTACGAGAACATCCCCTATAGTTGAGGGACGAATCGTTGCACTGTCGCCAGCCCAAATGGAGCTTGATGGAGAGATGGGACCGTCCTGCCTGCCGACGCGTGTGTCGGCGGAAACCGGACGCTACGAGTTCATCGTGTCGCAGGGTGTCTTGCGCTTGCGCCCGCGTTTGCGCATCTCTACACTTCTTTGCGGACGCAATTCCGCAAACCTGGATTGGGGGGCCTGTTATTATGCAACGCCGTACCTTCTTGAAGGCAGGACTTGGGGCCGCCGCCATCATTGCCACCGCTTCCCACGCGCAAACCAACGAGGAGCACACCATGAACATCGTACTCGCGGCCGATCCCTTTGCCCTGGAACTCAAAGAATCCGTCAAGGCACATCTCGAAAAGAAGGGACATAAGGTGCTCGACGTGGGCGCGGTCAAGGATAAGGAAATTGCCTACTACGACGGGGCCCCCGCCGCCGCCAAACTCATCCAGAAAGGCGAAGCGCAACGCGGCATTCTCTTCTGCGGCACCGGCGCCGGCATGTGCATCGTCGCCAACAAGTTTAAGGGCGTCAACGCTGTCAGCGTGGAATCCGTTTTTGCCGCGAAGATGGCCCGCGCCGTCAACGATTCCAACGTCATTACCATGGGCGCGATGATTGTCGCCCCCTGGATGGCCAACGCCATGGCCGACGCCTGGCTCGAAACCAAATTCACCGAAGGCCTCGAACCCTACGCCGATTTTATTAAGGACGCCTGCTCCAAGGTAAACGCGCTCGATACGGGGCAGTAATAGTCGCATCAAGGGCGAAAGTCACAATTCCAGGGGTGACACGACCGGATTTCGTGTGTAGCTTTCACCCGTTGCGCGATTTGTCCTCCCGTGATTACAATCGCCGGGAGTGGTATGCAAGGAAGAACCGTTATCTCGAACGGCTACCATTGGGCAAAGGGGTCTACGCATGAAGAGAATCGCGTTGTCTATCGCACTGCTGGCAATGGTGTTGGGAGCGGCCCAGGCCGATGTCATTTCCCTGAACGACGATTGGCGGCTGCAATCCTCCGCCAAGATATCCGGGACGGGAAGCGCGATTGCGGCGACCGGTTTCAATGTGGCGGGGTGGTATCCGACGCCGGTCCCGCGGACGGTGTTGGCCGCGCTGGTGGACAATAAGGTCTATCCCGATCCGTATTACGGACTTAACCTGAAGTCCATTCCCGGATATCAAGATCGGCTGTGGCTGCGCATGCGCGAGGACAGCCCGTTTGCGGTGTCGTGGTGGTATCGCAAGGAGTTTGACGCGCCAGCGGACCTCGCGGGCAAGCAAGTTGGGTTGCATCTTGATGGCATCAACTACCAAGCGAATGTGTGGCTGAACGGCAAGTTGATTGCGAGCAGTGACGATGTGAAAGGGATGTTCCGGCGCTTCGAGTTCGATGTGGCTGACAATGTTCTTCCTGGAAAGAAGAATTGCCTGGCCGTCGAGATCATCCCTCCGGGACTCGTACCCGACAAGAATTACCGCACGAAGCAAATTCAAGCGACGACCGGTTGGGACGACCACAATCCGC of Candidatus Hydrogenedentota bacterium contains these proteins:
- a CDS encoding CocE/NonD family hydrolase → MVMRAASRVFVATVITILIGAWHCMAETVMVPMRDGTKLATDYFLPSGDGPFPVVVARSPYPRKAGQAFGILFGTKGMAFVIQDTRGRGDSEGKDAVFGDDGWGERQDGVDTIQWVKQQKWCNGKVGTFGMSALAITSLLCASAGEPLTCQVAWVGASQFYGEIGYNGGVFLKSLAEMWTQGQGSGYIIDTWKSHPTYDAFWQGYNMDARASKTSAPALHVGGWWDIFATGTLNAFVNRQHKGGKGSKGQQYVIIGPWGHGIPEGGKYGELPLKDNYKFDLNGETLKFLDYYLTDDASKPYDAPAVRYYTIGDAEDPSAPGNEWRTADDWPPFPTTDTLLYLRSDKSLQFEVPGTDDPAMSYTFDPTNPCPTKGGANLTIPAGSFDQRELESRPDVLSFASTPLETPIEITGDVRVRLYVSTDAPDTDFTAKLLDIYPDGRAFNMLDGIRRLKFRKGYEKAEPLPAGEVGELLLDLGPISLVVNKGHRIGIQVSSSNYPRYELNPNTGADFPTEGGEMRKAINSLHLGKEYPSALILPARKTP
- a CDS encoding GntR family transcriptional regulator, translated to MPEIPPDIPLYAFIKRELKSQIESGELPEGARVPSEFELARSYNVSRNPTRQALRDLEREGYIIRTPGRGSFVAPVQSRQRLLPISGWRTVALACPELECRYTRSVVQGFIQAAAEEGVQTMVYFVRFSNESEFDFLTDMRNSGIEGIAFWLQHATERTLELLRKFRRSGFPFVLIDRYVHGVEADYVVTDNEDVGYQLTEALIRRGHTEIAFVANELVSTSSEDRLAGYRRALEEAGLTFTRDLVGLVDPKEEPVTAVISRIMAYRHRPTAFCCLNDFVASTLLDELTSLGYSVPEDVELALVDDSRMADALGIPMIAAVQAGSEMGHESARLLLRRIAEPDCSIQKRFLKAVLQNGHEEPDMERLAVKGGGFSED
- a CDS encoding RpiB/LacA/LacB family sugar-phosphate isomerase; this translates as MNIVLAADPFALELKESVKAHLEKKGHKVLDVGAVKDKEIAYYDGAPAAAKLIQKGEAQRGILFCGTGAGMCIVANKFKGVNAVSVESVFAAKMARAVNDSNVITMGAMIVAPWMANAMADAWLETKFTEGLEPYADFIKDACSKVNALDTGQ
- a CDS encoding DUF1559 domain-containing protein, which encodes MHKRRGFTLIELLVVIAIIGILAAILLPALARAREAARRSSCQNNLKQFGIIMKMYANEAKGEAFPPGGLFRLNGTPTLLNLRGFALYPEYWTDANLAICPSDSHDSNFLGTSVENANEILNTFNSTGAPEICYDAFLSVPFSYAYIPYATTTSSQLYDVIGGQQLWFFLGEATTLFSSTGGNMQSMGCLRFAVAAYSGIGEDDMPSDVQWSKVNGPDVDDDGAPLPDGYRRLREGIERFFISDINNPAASAQAQSTIPIMLDSWADQGPFVSINGDNAVARYNHVPGGSNVLYMDGHVEFLKYKSKFPLMNSAAGTLGENLSTNMATVAGVG